A segment of the Parasynechococcus marenigrum WH 8102 genome:
TCAACCGCTTCGACCAAGGCGCCTGCCTGGCGGACGACATGGGTCTGGGTAAGACCATCCAGCTGCTGGCCTTCCTGCAGCACCTGAAAGCAGAGCAGGAACTGAAGCGCCCGGTGCTGCTGGTGGCCCCCACATCGGTGCTCACAAACTGGCGACGGGAAGCGGAAGCCTTCACCCCCGAACTGGCGGTGCGCGAGCACTACGGACCGCGGCGTCCCTCCACTCCGGCTGCGCTGAAGAAGGCGTTGAAGGATGTCGACTTAGTCCTCACCAGCTACGGCCTACTGCAGAGGGACAGTGAATTGCTGGAGTCTCAGGATTGGCAGGGGGTTGTGATCGATGAAGCCCAAGCGATCAAGAATCCCAGTGCCAAGCAGAGCCAGGCAGCCCGAGACCTGGCCAGACCAGCCAAAGGCAACCGCTTCCGCATCGCCCTCACGGGCACACCGGTGGAGAACAGGGTCAGCGAGCTCTGGGCTTTGATGGATTTCCTCAGTCCCAAGGTGCTGGGAGAAGAAGACTTCTTCCGTCAGCGCTACCGGATGCCGATCGAGCGCTATGGCGACATGGCATCCCTACGGGACTTAAAAGCCAGGGTCGGCCCCTTCATCCTGCGCCGGCTGAAAACCGACAAGACGATCATTTCCGATCTGCCCGAGAAGGTGGAACTCAGCGAATGGGTGGGGTTGAGCAAGGAGCAGAAATCGCTGTACAGCAAAACCGTTGAAGACACCCTGGATGCCATTGCCCGGGCGCCTCGTGGACAGCGCCATGGTCAGGTGCTGGGACTGCTCACCCGCCTGAAGCAGATCTGCAACCATCCGGCCCTGGCATTGAGTGAAAACGCTGTTGACGACGGCTTTCTGGGGCGCTCCGCCAAGTTGCAACGGCTTGAGGAAATCCTCGATGAGGTGATCGAAGCAGGGGATCGGGCGCTGCTGTTCACCCAGTTCGCCGAGTGGGGCCATCTGCTGCAGTCCTGGATGCAACAACGTTGGAAGGCGGATGTGCCCTTCCTGCATGGAGGGACGCGCAAAAACGAACGGCAGGCCATGGTGGATCGTTTTCAGGAGGACCCCCGCGGCCCGCAGCTGTTCCTGCTGTCGCTCAAAGCCGGCGGGGTGGGTCTGAACCTGACCAGGGCCAGCCACGTGTTCCACATCGATCGCTGGTGGAACCCTGCGGTAGAGAACCAGGCCACCGACCGTGCTTATCGGATCGGCCAGACCAACCGGGTGATGGTGCACAAATTCATCACAAGCGGATCCGTAGAAGAAAAAATTGACCGGATGATCCGAGAGAAGTCGCGCCTGGCAGAGGATGTGATCGGTTCCGGTGAAGACTGGCTCGGGTGCCTGGCCGGTGATCAGCTGCGCAATCTCGTTGCCCTGGAGGACACCTGACCATGACGATCTCAAACAACAACGGCATCACAGCCTTCGGCGATGAGGGGCTCGGCCAGCAACCCTGGTGGGTAGAGCAGTGGATGGAGCTGATTAACGGCTACCGCTTCAAGAAGCGACTGGAACGCGCTTGGGGTTACGCCCGCGAAGGCAACGTCACCTCGATCCGTTTTGAAGGCCGCCGAGTGCACGCCCGGGTGCAGGGCACCGGAGAAGACCCGTACAAGGTGAAGCTCTGGCTGGATGTGCTCAACGACGAGGACTGGGGCTATGTGCTGGAGGCCCTAACGCAAAAAGCCCGCTGGTCAGCTCAGCTGCTGGCGGGAATCATGCCGTCGGATATCGAACGGGCCTTCGCCGCCAGTGGCAAGCGCCTGTTCCCGTTCAAGCTGCAGGAGGTGCGCAGCGAGTGCAGCTGCCCGGACAAGGCCAACCCTTGTAAACACATCAGCGCCGTGTATTTCCTGATGGGGGATCGCTTCAGCGAGGACCCCTTCGTGCTGTTCCAGCTGCGGGGGCGCAACCGCACCAAGCTGCTGGAGGATCTGGCGGAACAGCGCCGCGAGGTGCTCACCAAGCTGGCGGAACAAGCCAGTGCTGATGACGACAGCAGCCCAACGGAAGAGACCGCACCTCTGCCGCCGCACCCGGCCGTGCTGGATCCAGCCCTGTGGTGGCGCTACGAACGCAGCCTGGATGGCGATCTTGTGGTGATCACAGCAGCTTTGGAGGGTGACACGGGCCTGGATGCGGCCGGGGAACTCCCCCTCGCCGAAGATCCATGCTTTCCCGAAGCGCGGGACACCTTCCTCGCCAACCTGCGAGCCCACGGTCAGGCCAGTGCCCAGAGCGCCATGGTCCAGGCGATGACAGCCGGCAGCTGAACCGCTGATGGGGGATGCACCCTGGCTGAGCGCCGAGAAGCGCGGCCTGACTGCCCTGCTGCTGAGCTCCCATCAACGGGCCTTCCAGCGGCCCCTGATCGCAGCGGCGCGATCAAGTCAATCGATGCGGCTGTGCTGTCAGGAGCTGTTCAGCTGCGGCTTTCCGGTGTTGGCCCATGGCATCGGCGCCGACCCTGTGTTGATCTATGCCAACGCCGCAGCACTGCAACTCTGGGGGCGACGCTGGGGCGACATGGTCGGCATGCCTTCACGACTCACCGCTCCAGATGAGGTCCGATCGGATCGTCGACAAGCGCTGAAACAGGCACAAACCCAGGACGCCATGCGCGGCTATGGGGGTGTCCATATCGATCACCAAGGCCGGCGTTTCATGATCCGCAACGCCCGGATCTGGACCTTATTGGATGAAGAGAACCGCACGATCGGCCAGGCCGCCTGCTTTCACGATTGGTGGTGGATCTGAAACGGTTCGGTTTGGACACCATTCCTGTCGTGGCAACCGAATCAAGGGGTACAGACCGAATCGAAATGGTCGGTTCACACCCTTCTGGTTCTCATCCAGACCGCGCAGATTGTCGATGCGGGCGATCAACCCAGTCCGCAGATGTTCACTCTTCGGAGCAACAACCATGCTGACCCTGCGCCAATCCCCCTTTGACCTGTTCGAGCGTCTCGAACAGCAAATCGCCACCGCTGAGCGGGTGCCCAATGCCGAAATCGTCGAAACCGAAAACGGTTATGTCGTACGACTGGAGTTACCCGGCGTTCAGCGGGACTCCATCGACATCAAAGCCACCGATCGCAACCTGGTGATCAGCGCTGAGCGCACCGCCAGCAGCGATGAGGCAACCGTTCTGTTGAGCGAGTTCCGCAGCGGCACCTGGAGCCGCAGCTTCCGCTTCCCCTACAGCCTCAACCGCGAGGAGCTCACCGCCAATTTCCGCGACGGCATCCTTGAGATCACGGCAGGAAAAGCGGTGAACCACACCAGCGTCTCCGTCCAACTGGAGGACTGAAGGGCTCTCAAACCGCGACACACGAATCACGACGAACGAAAAACCCCCGCCGTGGCGGGGGTTTTTCGTTGCCCTGGAGTCGGCCTCAGGCCGCACCAAGCCCCAGGAAAAAACGACTGATGAACAACAGGCTGAAGCCACTGAAAAACACCAGCCCGAACCAGCAGAAGGCCCGGGTCAGCGGGCGGTAGCGATGCTCCTCAGGCACCAGGCTGCTGTTGATGGTGTCCATCGCCATCCAGGCGAACAGGGGGGCGGTGAGAAAACTGCCAGTCATCGCGCCGAAGACGAAATCCTTCACACCGATGCCGCCGCCTTTGGCCACCACCAGCGCCACCACTGCCGCCAGCAGATGCACCACCACCCAGGGATCGAAGCGGCGCTGCAACGGCCCTGGTGCAGCATCACCACTGTCGCTCTGGCGAAACAGACCCTGGATCGCCGCAATGCTGCGGGGATAGGCATCCAGACAGGTGAGCGTGGTGCTGAACATGGCTGAAAACGCCGCTGGGATGATCACCCAGGCCGCCCAGCCCCCCATCGCAGCGGTGTAAAGCTTGATCAGCTTCTGGGCGAAGGACACTCCGCTTCCCGCAAGCATCCCATCGCCGCTGCCATACATCGTGTAGGAGCCAAGGATCACAAAGAACAGCGCAGTCAGCACCGTGATGCCGTAGCCGAGGTTGAAGTCGAATTCAGCCTCCTGTGGCGTCGCCGTGTGTTCGGTGTCCCGGGCTCGAGAGAACATCCAAAGCGACGGCCAGACGCACATCTCCACCGGCCCCGGCATCCAGCCCATTAAAGGGATCAGGAAAGCCAGGTTGGCCAGGGTCCAGGGGGTGGGATCGGTGGACACCCAACTGGCGGCCACATCCCCGACCGGACCGCGGATCAGCAGGGAGGACGCCGCCACCCCCGTGAGCAGGGTGAGCAACACCACCAAGAGCTTGGACAGACGATCCAGTGCCCGGTAATGACCGAGCAGCAGCACCAGACCGCAGACCACTAGCACCGCGATCGACAGGCCATAGGGGTCCTGCCCCGTCAGGCCTGGGACATTGGTGAGCAGCAGCCCCGCCACAAAGCTGACCGCCGCAATCGTCGCCGTGCCCGTCACCAGACTCACCAGCAGATATAGGGGCAGATAGGCGGTATTTCGCCGCTGAAAGCCCTCCAACAGCGACAGGCCTGTGGCGGCCGTAAAGCGGGTTCCAACCCGCAGAAAGGGGTACTTCACCAGGTTGGTGAGCAGGATCAACCCCACCAGGGCAAAGCCGAAGCGTGCCCCGGCCGTGGTGGACGACATCAGGTGGGATCCCCCGATGCAGGCACCGGCCAGAAGGATTCCCGGACCGATGCTCCGACGCAGGGAGCTGGGGGCCATCAGTGGCTTGCAACTGGCGTCATCCTCCAGCGTCACCGGTCTGAACAACCTTCTTAGAGTCAACTCCACTTCATCAACGCCCCATGGTCGTCGCTGCCGCTGCACCAAAGCTGTCGCTGCAGTGCGAGGCCATCGCCGGTGATACGTGCACGATCCGTTCGCTCGACTGGGATCGCAGCCGCTTTGACATCGAGTTCGGCCTGCGTAACGGCACCACTTACAACGCCTTCCTGGTGCGCGGTGAGCGCACTGCCCTGATCGACACCAGCCACGCCAAATTCCGCGACACCTGGATTCCTCTGCTGAAGGAGCAGATCGAGCCCACAGCCATCGATGTGCTGATCGTGAGCCACACCGAACCGGATCACTCCGGATTGATCGGCGACCTAATCGACCTCAACCCCGACATTGAGATCGTCGGCTCGAAGGTGGCGCTGCAATTCCTGCAGGACCAGGTGCACCGGCCCTTCAAGTCCCGCGCTGTGAAGTCCGGCGAGGAGCTGGATCTTGGAACCAACCCGGAGAGCGGCATCCAGCATCGCTTCGAATTCCTCAGTGCTCCGAACCTGCACTGGCCAGACACGATCTTTTCCTTCGATCACGGCACCGGCATCCTCTACACCTGCGATGCCTTCGGCCTCCACTACTGCTCCGACGACGTCTTCGACAGTGACCCGGGCGCCATCGCCCCGGACTTCCGCTTCTATTACGACTGCTTGATGGGGCCCAACGCCCGCAGTGTGTTGCAAGCCCTCAAACGCATGGGCGGACTGCCGGAGATCAACACGATCGCTGTCGGCCATGGCCCCCTACTGCGCCACCACCTCAGCCACTGGGTGAACGACTATCGCGAGTGGAGTGGTCAACGCAGCAAGGGTGAGAGTTATGCAGCCGTCTGCTATCTGAGCCAATACGGCTTCTCAGATCGGATCAGCCAAGCCATCGCCCATGGGATCGGCAAGGCCGAAGCCCAGGTGCAGCTGGTGGACCTGCGCGCCACGGACCCTCAGGAACTGACGGCGCTGATTGGAGATGCCAAAGCGGTGGTGGTGCCCACCTGGCCAGCGGAACCGGACGGAGAGCTGCAGGCCTCCATCGGCACCTTGCTGGCTGCCCTTCACCCCAAACAACTGGTGGGCGTTTTTGATGCGTTTGGCGGCAACGATGAGCCGATTGACGCCGTGGCCGATCAGCTGCGCAGCCAGGGCCAGAAGCAGGCCTTCGCTCCGCTGCGCATTCGTCAACTTCCGCAGGGGAGCGATTACCAGCGCTGCGAAGAATCCGGCACCGACCTCGGCCAGCTGCTGACCAAGGAGAAAGCCATCGCGGCCATGAAGAGCCTGGATGGGGATCTGGACAAAGCCCTGGGGCGGATCAGCGGCGGGTTGTACGTGGTGACAGCGAGCCAGGGCGAGGGGGAATCCCAGCGCCGCAGCGCCATGGTGGCCAGTTGGGTGAGCCAGGCCAGCTTTTCCCCGCCGGGCCTCACGGTGGCGGTCGCCAAGGACAGGGCCATCGAGGCCTTGATGCAGGTGGAGGACCGCTTTGTGCTCAATGTGCTGCGGGAGGACAACCACCAACCGCTGCTGCGCCATTTCCTCAAGCGCTTTCCCCCTGGTGCTGATCGCTTTGCCGGCGTGAACGTGCTGGAAGGGGTTGCGGATGGCGGCCCTGTGTTGACCGATGCCCTGGCTTACCTCAGTTGCCGGGTGGAGCAACGGATGGAAGGACCCGACCACTGGATCATCTACGCCGTGGTGGAGCAGGGCAATGTGGCCGATGCCGAAGCCAGTACCGCCGTGCACCACCGCAAAGTGGGCAACCACTACTGATGAGCGTGACCAGCACCCGCACCGAGCGACGCACGCTTCAAATTCCGATCGACACTGGTGTGGTGGCTCTGCGCGGTCTGAGCCCCCAACGCCATCGCTTCGAGCTGGAATATGCCCTGGAACGCGGCAGCACCGCCAACAGTGTGCTGTTTGCCGCCGGGGACGACCAACCCGCAGTTCTGGTGCATCCCCCCGGAGCGGCCTACAGCGCTGTCTTCCTTCCGGCGCTGGCGAAGCTGCTGCCAGACGCATCCCATCCCTTGCTGGTGGTAGTGGGTCACGTCAACCCCAACCGCGTGGCGCTGCTGCGCAGCCTCGCTGAGACCTACTCAGGGCTGGAGCTGATCACCTCCAACGCTGGCGCCAAATTGCTTGAGGAACTCTGGACGCAGCGGAAGCCATCCCCTCCTGGAGAAGAGCAAGAGCAACCGCCGTTGCCGGATCTGCCATCGCTGCGGGTGATTCGCCACGAGCAAACCCTGGCCATGGCCCATGGGCGCAGCCTGCAGCTGATCGCCACACCGACACCCCGCTGGCCAGGGGGCCTGCTCGCATTTGAGCAAAGCCTGGGGCTGCTGATGAGCGACAAGTTTTTCAGCGCCCATCTGTGCACAGAGGAATGGGCCGAAACCAACCGCACCAGCACGGAGGAAGAACGACGCCACTTCTACGACTGCTTGATGGCACCGATGGCCCGTCAGGTGGAAGGGGTGGTGGAACGTCTGGAGGAGCTGGACATTCGCACCATTGCCCCGGGCCACGGACCTGCGATCGAAGACAGCTGGCGCAGCCTGCTGAGTGATTACCGCCGCTGGGGAGAAGGCCAGCAGAACGCCAGCCTGAATGTGGCTCTGCTGTTTGCCAGCGCTTACGGCAACACCGCCGCTATTGCCGATGCCCTGGCCCAGGGTGTGAGCCGCACCGGCATCCGGGTGAACAGTCTCAACTGTGAGTTCACTTCAGCGGATGAACTGATCGGGACTATTCAGCAGGCTGACGCGGTTCTGATCGGATCACCCACCCTGGGCGGCCATGCACCCACTCCGATCGTCTCGGCCCTGGGCACCCTTCTGGCGGAAGGCGATCGCAATAAACCCGTTGGCGTGTTCGGCAGCTTCGGCTGGAGCGGTGAAGCTGTGGACCTGCTGGAAACCAAGCTCCGCGATGGCGGCTTCAGCTTCGGATTCGAGCCGATCCGGGTGAAATTCAGCCCCGACGCCATGAAAGTGAAGGAGCTCGAGGAAATCGGCACCCGCTTTGGTCGACAGCTTCTGCAGGCTCAGAAAAAAGCGCAGCGGCGCAGTGCTGGCGGCCTCAGTGAAAGCCGAAGCGATCCGGCGGTCCTGGCCCTCGGTCGGGTCATCGGCTCCCTTTGTGTGCTCACCACCCGCAAGGGAGAGCTCAGTGGCGCCATGGTGGCGAGCTGGGTCAGCCAGGCCAGCTTCACTCCTCCGGGGATCACCGTGGCCGTGGCCAAGGACAGGGCCGTGGAAGCACTCCTTCACAAGGGCGACCGCTTTGCGTTGAACGTGCTGGCTGAAGGCCGTGAAACGGCTCCGATGAAGCAATTCCTGCAGCCTTTTGCACCGGGTGCGGACCGCTTTGCCGGACTTGAGCTCCAGGAGAGCCCTGGTGATCAACCGCTGTTGCCGGAGTCACTGGCGTGGTTAGAGGGCAGCGTGAAGCAGCGCATGGAATGCGGCGACCACTGGCTGGTGTACGCGGAAGTGCTCCATGGAGGCCTGTTCGATCCAGCCGGATCAACCGCCGTGCACCAACGCCGCAGCGGGGCCAACTATTAATCAGCCCTAACTCATAGTCGGTATGAGTTAGGGCTAGTCTCAGGGTCAGCTTTCATTCGTCATGGATCTGTCCAAACCCTCCACCCAGGCCAATCTCGAATCCGCCTTTGGCGGGGAGAGCATGGCCAACCGCAAATATCTGCTCTTCGCCGATGTCGCCAAAAAACTCGGCCACAACGACCTCGCCAAGTTGTTCCGGGATACGGCGGCCCAGGAAACCGAGCACGCCTTCGCCCATTTCCGTCTGCTCCACCCCGAACTGGTGATCGATGACGCCAGCAGCCTCAGCGATACGCAGAAACAGGGGATGCTTCGTCGCTGCCTCGAGCTGGCGATTGAAGGGGAGACCTACGAGTACACAACGATGTATCCAGAATTCGCTGCTCAGGCTCGTCAAGACCGAGACAGTGGAGCCGAAGCAGAGTTCGCTGAGCAAAGCAGCGAATCAAAGGAGCACGCCGGCCTCTTCCGAACAGCAGCCAAAAACTTCGGCCTGCTCACCCCGATCGAACAACATCACGCTGAAACCTATGGCGTCGCCCTGCAGGCTCTGCAAGGCAAAGGCGTCACGGGCCAGGCCGACGAACCTGTCCCGGGCAAATGGATTTGCAAGGTCTGCTCGATGATCTACGACCCAGCCGAAGGCGACCCCGATTCGGGCATCGTGGCTGGCACGCCCTTCGAGGCCATTCCCGACGACTGGCAGTGCCCGATCTGCGGAGCCCGCAAGGCGAGCTTTGTGCCCTACCGCGAGGCGGCATTGAAGTCGGCCTGACGTTCACCCCAAGCGTGCAGCCCATCCAGCACAGGCAATAGCTCTATCCCGAGGTCCGTCAGCGCGTAATCCACGCGCGGGGGAACCTCGGGGTGAATCGTGCGATGCACCACGCCATCAGCCTCCAGATCACGCAATTGGGCGGTCAATACCTTCTGACTGACGCCCTCAAGCGCCCGCTGCAAATCAGAGAAACGCTGAATGCCATCCACCAATTCTCGAAGGATGAGTACGCTCCAGCGTCCCTGAATCACCTTCAGAGCCAGCTCGGCCTTGCACTCGCCCTGGTGCTCTCCTTGCTGAAAACCTCTCTGATGGTCCAAAGGTCACCGTCCGGTCACCAACCCACTTTTGCGTGCGTTCTTGTGCAGCCGTGCCGATGACTGCAGGATCGTTCGAGCACCCCGAATCGCCTTCCTCTCGATGCCACCGGATCTGATTGTTGTTGCCGCCAGCAACGGCGAAAACCTCAAGCTGGCCGAACGCTGCGTCCATGCCGCCAGCCAACGTCAAGCCCAGGCCGAGCTGATCGATCTCACCGTTCTGAGCCTTCCGCTTTACACCCAACGGGTCCAAGCGGCTGGGGCAGGAGCAGATCTCATCAGCCTGCGGGATCGTCTTCACGCTGCCCCCCGCTGGATGATCTGCGCACCGGAATACAACGGGTCAATCCCACCGGTACTCAGCAACTCCATTGCCTGGCTCTCCGTGCTGGATGACGATTTCCGCAGCCTGTTCAACGGCCGCCCCATCGCGATTGGAACCCACTCCGGAGGCGGTGGCATGGAAGTGCTGATTTCGATGCGGATCCAACTCACCCATCTGGGGGCAGACGTGATCGGCCGGCAGCTCCTCAGCAACTTCAGCAAACCCGCCAAAGACGAAAGCATCGACGATGTCGTGAAGCGTCTGCTGCAACGCCAACCGCTCGCGCTGTGATGACCCAACCCAACCTGCTGATCCGCCCCGCAGTTGAACGCTTCCACAGCCAGAGGGACTGGTTGGATTCCTGGCACACCTTTTCCTTCGCCGGCCATCACGATTCCAACTGGATGGGGTTCGGCCCGCTGCTGGTGATCAACGACGACACCATTGCCGCCGGTGAAGGCTTTGGGATGCACCCACACCGCGATATGGAAATCATCACGGTGATGGTGGAAGGTCAGATCAACCACCAGGACTCCATGGGCAACGCGGAAGTGCTGCGGGCAGGGGAGCTGCAACGCATGAGCGCTGGCACGGGGATCGTGCACAGTGAGATGAACAAAGGCGAGTCGCCCTGTCGCCTTCTGCAGATCTGGATTGAACCTGTCCACAAGGGACTCGAACCGTCTTACGAGCAACGCCACATCGAAGTCGGCAAGGCCTGGACACCGCTTCTGAATCCAGACCCGAGCCAGGGGGCCATGGCCATCGACCGGCCAGTGCGGCTCTGGCGGGCGCAACCCAAGCAGGGGCAGGACCTCACCTTGCCTGAGGAAAGTGGTGACACCCTTTGGCTGCAGCTGATCAACGGCTCCGTCCAGCTGGAAGGCATCGATGGCGATGCCCCTGATGCGCTCCATTCAGGTGATGGCCTGGGATTGCGAAACCAGCGGAACTGGACCCTGACCAGCCAGAGCGACGACGCCGATCTTCTGTTGTTCAGCCTGGCCTGAACCGCCAAATGTGGATTCATGCCCAAATAACAACGCAGTAGCGCTCGATACACTTGCGCGTCGCACCGATCACATGTGTTGCCTTGCAAAGGATCTCGGCGACGGCAAATTTCAGAATCCCGCCCAGTCTCCAGACCTTGAGGTGTTGATCCCAAAGAGATTCGGGCAATGCGAGCCACACCAGATCTGGTGCCTTCAAATGACAAGGTCACAACAACAGATTCCCTAGAGCGATGGGATTCCCGATGAGCCATGAGGCCGTGGTGCGATACCGCGGCTACCTTCTGCTGCCTCAGACCAATCAAAGCTGGCTGGTACGCCCGGAACGCAGTCCAATGCAGTTGTTGCCATTTCGAACGCCGACCTGCTCGCTGGCCGACGTCAAAGCGCTATTGGACTGGAGACTGTCGCAGGAACGATCAGAGATTGGGGTGGCCTGAATCAGGCCGCCGCAGGTGGCGGCGTGGGATCGCCCAGGGGTTGAAATGGAATCACCAGGGTGGCCCAATGGTCGGGTCGCTCTGGGCGAGGGCGACGCGACTGGCGCACGCCAAAGGGCACACGCAGCACATTGGTTCCTTCAATCGGCAAGGTATGGCCCCGGTTCAGCGCCGACTGAAGGCCTTCAGGCAGCTGAGGCAGATCAGGACCTAGTGCCGATCCAGCGGATTTGTTGATGTCACTCCGATCCATGGTGTCCCCCGACAAACGAATCAGTTGCCGAAAAGTTTGACTGAGGTTGAACAAACGACTGATCAATCAAAATCATCTTTTCGGTTTTCAGTGAAAATTTACACGTCGGGAGTCAAAAGCACCAGCCCGAACTGGCAAGTCGCCCCTTAAGCAGCAACCGCCACGGCAATCTCTTCAACACTTGGGCAGGTGCAAATCAAGTTGCGATCGCCATAGGCATTGTCAATACGAGCCACCGCGGGCCACACCTTGTTCTGCTGCTGATCAGGCAACGGGAATGCAGCCTGTTGTCGGCTGTAAGGACGATCCCAGTCCTCGGCGATGACAGCAGCCATCGTGTGAGGAGCCTGTTTCAAGGGGTTATTGCTGGCATCCATAGCCCCTGATTCGATATCCCGAATTTCATTGCGGATGGCAATCATGGCGTCAGCGAAACGATCCAATTCCGCCAGGCTTTCGCTTTCGGTGGGCTCCACCATCACGGTGCCGGCCACAGGCCAACTCACCGTCGGCGCGTGGAAGCCGTAATCCATTAATCGTTTGGCGATGTCATCCACATCGATCCCGGCATCCCGTTTCAACGGACGCAAATCAAGGATGCATTCATGGGCAACACGTCCGGTGGCACCGCGGAACAGCACGGGGTAGTGCGGGTCCAGGCGAAGGGCCAGATAGTTGGCAGACAGCAACGCCACCGCTGTGGCCTGGCGCAGGGCCTCCGCCCCCATCATCCGCAGGTACATCCAGCTGATCGGCAGGATGCTCGCGCTGCCCAAAGCTGCTGCAGACACTGGCCCAATGGCTTGATCTGGCGAAGCCTGCATGGGATGACCGGGGAGAAAGGGAGCGAGATGGTCCGCCACACCGATCGGACCAACACCGGGTCCGCCACCGCCGTGGGGAATGCAGAAGGTCTTGTGAAGGTTCAGATGGCAGACATCGGCACCGAAGGCGCCCGGACGGCACAAACCGACTTGGGCATTGAGGTTGGCGCCATCGAGATACACCTGACCACCGTGGCGATGCACCAGCTCACAAATCCCGCGAATGCCGGTTTCGAAGACGCCATGGGTGGAGGGGTAGGTGACCATCAGGGCCGCCAGGCGGTCGGCGTGCTCCGCTGCACGGGCAGCCAGATCCTGCTGATCGATGTTGCCGTCAGCGTCGCAAGCCACAGCCACCACCTTGAGACCCGCCATCACGGCACTGGCGGGATTCGTGCCGTGGGCACTGGTGGGGATCAGGCAGACATCACGATGGTCGTCGCCCCTGGAGCGATGCCAGGCACGAATCACCAGCAGCCCGGCGTACTCCCCCTGGGACCCAGCATTGGGCTGCAGGGACACCGCCGCAAACCCCGTGAGAGCTGCGAGCCAAGCCTCCAGCTGCTCAGCCAACCGCTGGTAGCCGGCGGCCTGAGCCATCGGAGCGAAGGGGTGCAGGCCAGCGAAGGCGGGCCAGCTCACGGGCAGCAGCTCAGCGGCTGCATTGAGCTTCATGGTGCAACTCCCGAGGGGGATCATCCCGTGCACCAAGGAAAGATCTCGACTCACCAGGCGCTGGATATAGCGCATCAGTTCGGTCTCACTGAGATGGTCGTGAAACACCGATTGGCTAAGCCAGGGGTCAACCCGCTCGGGCACACCGCACAGCTCCTCAACGGGCGCCAGCGGTAAGGAGGGAGAAGTCTGGCCAGCGGCCGTGGCCAAGGCCGCGACCAACCTGGAGAGTTCATCGGCCGTGGTGCATTCATCCAAGGCGATGCCAAAACCCGTTGACTCGGCGGGATTCGCGCCATCCGGGAGCACCCGCAGGTTGAAGCCTGCTTCCCCAACCGCTTGATGCACGGCTGGCGCCAGAGCTGAGGTCACGGTGACCGTGTCGAAGCGCTCTCCGTCCGGCACAACAAAACCAAGGCTTTGCAAAGCACGCTCAAGCTGCCGGCGCTGACCGACGATTCGACGGGCGATCGACATCAGACCTTCGGGGCCGT
Coding sequences within it:
- a CDS encoding rubrerythrin family protein — protein: MDLSKPSTQANLESAFGGESMANRKYLLFADVAKKLGHNDLAKLFRDTAAQETEHAFAHFRLLHPELVIDDASSLSDTQKQGMLRRCLELAIEGETYEYTTMYPEFAAQARQDRDSGAEAEFAEQSSESKEHAGLFRTAAKNFGLLTPIEQHHAETYGVALQALQGKGVTGQADEPVPGKWICKVCSMIYDPAEGDPDSGIVAGTPFEAIPDDWQCPICGARKASFVPYREAALKSA
- a CDS encoding winged helix-turn-helix transcriptional regulator, giving the protein MDHQRGFQQGEHQGECKAELALKVIQGRWSVLILRELVDGIQRFSDLQRALEGVSQKVLTAQLRDLEADGVVHRTIHPEVPPRVDYALTDLGIELLPVLDGLHAWGERQADFNAASR
- a CDS encoding NADPH-dependent FMN reductase codes for the protein MPPDLIVVAASNGENLKLAERCVHAASQRQAQAELIDLTVLSLPLYTQRVQAAGAGADLISLRDRLHAAPRWMICAPEYNGSIPPVLSNSIAWLSVLDDDFRSLFNGRPIAIGTHSGGGGMEVLISMRIQLTHLGADVIGRQLLSNFSKPAKDESIDDVVKRLLQRQPLAL
- a CDS encoding pirin family protein, with product MTQPNLLIRPAVERFHSQRDWLDSWHTFSFAGHHDSNWMGFGPLLVINDDTIAAGEGFGMHPHRDMEIITVMVEGQINHQDSMGNAEVLRAGELQRMSAGTGIVHSEMNKGESPCRLLQIWIEPVHKGLEPSYEQRHIEVGKAWTPLLNPDPSQGAMAIDRPVRLWRAQPKQGQDLTLPEESGDTLWLQLINGSVQLEGIDGDAPDALHSGDGLGLRNQRNWTLTSQSDDADLLLFSLA
- the gcvP gene encoding aminomethyl-transferring glycine dehydrogenase, with protein sequence MTSPFLQRHVGPSDSEQQQMLSALGYADMAAFLADVVPEDILDEFPPQGLLPPGCGEAEALVHLREIAAANNSRRSLIGLGYYGTSTPALIQRHVFENPAWYTAYTPYQAEIAQGRLEALLNFQTLISELTGLPIANASLLDEATAAAEAMSLSYGICRRTEANRFLVDANVLPQTWAVLQTRAEPLGIDLERVTPEQASFDASVFGVLLQLPGADGQIWDPTAVIARAHEAGALVTVAIDPLAQALIAPVASFGADIAVGSAQRFGVPMGFGGPHAAFFATKDTYKRQIPGRLVGQSRDSAGNPALRLALQTREQHIRRDKATSNICTAQVLLAVMASFYAVHHGPEGLMSIARRIVGQRRQLERALQSLGFVVPDGERFDTVTVTSALAPAVHQAVGEAGFNLRVLPDGANPAESTGFGIALDECTTADELSRLVAALATAAGQTSPSLPLAPVEELCGVPERVDPWLSQSVFHDHLSETELMRYIQRLVSRDLSLVHGMIPLGSCTMKLNAAAELLPVSWPAFAGLHPFAPMAQAAGYQRLAEQLEAWLAALTGFAAVSLQPNAGSQGEYAGLLVIRAWHRSRGDDHRDVCLIPTSAHGTNPASAVMAGLKVVAVACDADGNIDQQDLAARAAEHADRLAALMVTYPSTHGVFETGIRGICELVHRHGGQVYLDGANLNAQVGLCRPGAFGADVCHLNLHKTFCIPHGGGGPGVGPIGVADHLAPFLPGHPMQASPDQAIGPVSAAALGSASILPISWMYLRMMGAEALRQATAVALLSANYLALRLDPHYPVLFRGATGRVAHECILDLRPLKRDAGIDVDDIAKRLMDYGFHAPTVSWPVAGTVMVEPTESESLAELDRFADAMIAIRNEIRDIESGAMDASNNPLKQAPHTMAAVIAEDWDRPYSRQQAAFPLPDQQQNKVWPAVARIDNAYGDRNLICTCPSVEEIAVAVAA